The sequence TCCCCACGCCGCTGCGCGCGTCCGGGCCGTACTTCGCCAGCTCCCCCGCGAGGTCGAGCCGGCCGATGCCCGCGCTCTTCGCCCGGTCGTCTTCGGTCAGCAGCTCGCGCGGGATGATCCAGACCACCTCGAACTCGATGCCACTGGGATCCTTGGCGTACAACGACTTCGTGGTGCCGTGGTCCGACGAGCCGACCAGCGCGCCGGCCTCGCGGAGCCGGCCGGCGATCCGCTCGAGGTCGCCGAGGGTGTCGACCTCCCACGCGAGGTGGTACAGCCCGACAGACGTCTGACCGGCGCCGGAGTCCTCGGCGTGAGCGCCGATTTCGAAGAGCCCGAGATCGTGGTCGTTGGTCGAGCCGGGCGCCCGCAGGAAGGCCGCGCCGCGGTGGGCGTCGCCGCCCTCGATGTAGCCGAAGCCCAGCACGTCCCGGTAGAACGCGACGCTTTCCGCCAGGTCGCGGACGTAGAGCACGGCGTGGTTCAGGCGAAAGATCGACATCGGGACTCCCGCGCGGGACGCAATAGATTGAAGTTTCAACTTCAGGCTACCACGAACACCACTCTCGGTAGGTCCGGTGACCGACCGGGCGACAAACCTTCGACACCGCATCGAGGCCCTGTTCAGGCGGCCCGGCGGTTCGTAGGGTGGTTCCACCGCAGGACATCGTGTCAGCTGTCCCGCGGGCGGTGGCGCCCCCGGATCCGACCTTTCCCCGAAGCCAAGTCCGGGGGCCCACCGCGTCCTCAGCTGATCGTGCCGCTCTCCCACCACCAGCTCTGCGAGCCGTAGGCGTACTCGACCCGGCTGTCGACGTGCTGGTGCGCGTCCGACAGCGTGTAGCGCTCCAGCCCGGAGAAGCCGCAGGCCTCGGCGAGGACGTAGACCTGCCGGGTGCTCAACCCGCTGACGTAGATGTCGGCCGCGACCCCGTAGAGGTGCATGCTGTTCGACGCGCCGCCGATGGACTGGTTGTGCGCGATGCTGCGGAAGCCGGACGAGATCGTGATCGCGCGCCCGCCCGCCTTGAGCCGCAGGGCTTCGAGCTTGTACATCAGCCGCCGGACGTTCTCCTTCACCGTGGCCGCGCCGACTTTGCCGCCGTCGAAGCTGCTGCCGTCCTTCGAGGTGAATTCGCTGAACTCGAAGTGGGCGGTCGAGCCGTCCGCCGACTCGAGGGCGTTGAGCGCGGCGAAGTCGTCGGAGTCCGCGATCCCGGTGGCGGGCAGGTGGTTCGCGGTCTGGAACCGCGTCAGCGCGGCCGCCGTCCCGGGCCCGAAGTCGCCGTCGACGGCCACGTAGGTCTGCTTCGGACTGTCGGCGGCCCAGCCGGCGACGCGGATCTGCAGCTCCTTCACCGCCGCCCCGGTGGAGCCGGACCGCAGCGACGACGGCCACGAGTAAGCCGAGGCGACGCCGGGGAAAGCCGCCATCGCGGCGGCGCCGCCGGCGAGCACGACGCCGGTCTTGAGCAGGGTGCGACGGTCGAAAGTGGTCACGAAGGCCTCCGGGTGGACGGCGACGGGGCCCGCAGCAGACACCGGACCACCAAAGATCCGCCAACCACGGGCCCGCCACTCGGCCACGGCCGACGCGCGCGTGGTGAATTCTCCACCTCCTCTTGCGCAGAGTTAACTTAGCTCTAAGCTAGACTTCTTAGTGCTAAGCAAACCGAGAGGGAGCACCATGCGCATCACCGTGTTCGGCGCCGCCGGCAACGTCGGCCGCCGGGTCGTCGCCGAAGCCGTCACCCGAGGTCACGAAGTCACCGCGGTCGCCCGGGATCCCCGGCGCGCCGAGGGACTGGCGGTCCCCGTGCGCGCCGGCGACGCCGCGAACCCCGAAGACGTCGCCGCGGTGAGCCGCGGCCAGGACCTCGTGATCACGGCGACCCGCCCGGCGCCCGGCCGGGAGGACGAACTCATAGAGGCGACCCGCGGCCTGCTGAAAGGCCTGGCCGGGACCGGGGTGCGCCTGCTGGCCGTCGGCGGCGCGGCCACGCTGACCACGCCGGCCGGGACGACCGTGCTCGACGCCCCGGACCTCCCCGCGGAGCTGCGCCCGATCGCTTCGGCGTGCCGGGCGCAGCACGACGTGTACCGGGCCGACACCACCGTCGACTGGACCTACGCCAGCCCGCCCGCGCTCCTGGAACCGGGCGAGCGGACCGGCCACTACCGGCTGGGCGGTGACGAATTGCTCGTCGGCGCCGACGGCCGGTCGGCCATCTCGATGGAGGACTTCGCGGTCGCGCTGCTGGACGAGGCGGAACGGCCGCGCCACCACCGGACCCGCTTCACCGTCGCGTACTGAGCGTCATCGGATTTACATACATACACCATGTATGTAACCTGGCCTCATGACGAAGCGGAGCGAAACCCTGGGTCAGGAGCACCGCGTCCGGTTGCCCGCCGGCGAGGTGCGGTACTTCGAGCGGGGCTCGGGCGCCCCGGTGGTGTTCGTCCACGGGGTGCTGACGAACGCGGAGCTCTGGCGGAAGGTGGTGCCCGACGTCGCCGCGGCCGGGTTCCGGTGCCTGGCACCGGACCTGCCGCTCGGCTCGCACGACCTGCCGATGCGCGCCGACGCCGACCTCTCCCCCGCCGGGAACGCCGACGTGATCGCCGATTTCCTCGAGGCGCTCGATCTCCGCGACGTCACGCTCGTCGCGAACGACACCGGCGGAGCGCTGACGCAGATCATGCTCAGCCGCCGTCCGGAACGGGTCGCGCGGGTGGTGCTCACGCCGTCCGACTGCTTCGAGTACTTCTTCCCGCCGATCTTCAAGGCGCTGCCGCCGATCGCGCGGGTGCCCGGGTCGATGGCCGTGCTCGGGCAGCTGCTGCGGATCCGCGCGCTGTACCGCCTTCCGCTGCTGTTCGGGTGGGTGACCAAGCGGCCGCTGCCGGACGCGGTCGCGCAGGCCTACCTCGGGCAGCTGCGGAAGTCGGCCGGCGTGCGCCGCGACCTGCGCAAGCTGCTCAAGGACGTCCACCCCCGGCACACCCTCGCCGCGGCCGAGCAGCTGCGGACCTTCGCCCGGCCGGTGCTGCTGGCCTGGGCCCCCGAGGACAAGCTGTTCCCGATCCGGCTGGCCCACCGGCTCGCCGCGCTGCTGCCGGACGCGAAACTCGTGGAGGTGCCGGACTCCTACACCTTCATCTCCGAGGACCAGCCCGCCGCGCTGGCCCGCCACGTCGTCGAGTTCGCGGGCGTCATGGCAGATTAGGCGGGTGCGACGTACCCAGCAGGACCGTTCCGCCGGCACGAAGGCCGCCTTGGTCGCCGCCGCGCGCGAACTGTTCGCCGTCCGCGGCTACCAGGCCGTGCCGGCGGACGAGATCACCCGCGCGGCCGGGGTCACCCGGGGCGCGCTGTACCACCACTACGGCGACAAGCAGGGCCTGTTCCGCGCCGTCGTCGAGGAACTCGAACGCGAGCTGACCGAGGAGGTCGAAGCCGCGTTCGACGGCGCCGCCGACCCGCTGACCGGCATGCTCCAAGCGCTGGGCGTCTTCCTCGACGCCTGCCTGCGCGAGGAGGTCCGCCGCATCTCCCTCACCGACGCCCCGGCCGTGCTGGGGTGGGAGGTCTGGCGCGAGATCGAAGCGGAGTACGGCCTCGGCCTGCTCGTCACCGTGCTGGAGCAGGCCAGGGCCGACGGGCTGATCGTCGACCAGCCCGTCCGCGCCCTGGCCCAGCTCGTGCTCAGCGCCGTCATGGAAGCGGCGCGGATGATCGCCGCGGCGGACGCCCCGGCGCAGACGCGCGCCGAGGTCCAGCAGGTGCTGGGCGGCTGGTTCGGGAGCCTGCTGCGGACCTAGCGCGTCCGGTAGGTGCTCAGCACCGCGGCGCCGACCGCCGTGCTGGAAGCCAGCCGCAGATCCGCGGGCGCCACGCCGTCGAACAGCCGCCGTCCCGCGCCCACCAGGCTCGGGAACACGAGCAGCCGGTACTCGTCGACGAGGTCACGCCGGGCGAGCGCCTGCGCGATCCCGATCGAGCCGATCACGATCAGGTCCCCGTCGTGGCGCTCGGCCGTTTCGAGGAGATCTCCCTGCAGCAGCGAGGAGTTCTGCCAAGCCGTCACGTCGGTCAGCGTCCGTGAGACGACCAGCTTCCGGGCCGCGTTGAGCCGGGCGGCGAACTCGTCCGTGCGGCCGGGCCAGAGCTTCGAGAAGAGCTCCCACGTGGTGCGGCCGAGCAGCAGGGAGCCGGTTTCGAGCAGCGAGCCGAGCCGGAACTTGTCCCCGGCCACCGCCTCCGGCCCGTGCCGGAACGCCCAGCCGCCGGCGGCCGTGCCACCCGAGCCGTCCGGGTCCTCGGCGACGCCGTCCAGGGTGACGAACTCGGTGACGATCACGCTCATGACTGCTCCCGGTGGTTCCCGCCGCGCCCCGTTGGCGCGGCTCCACCGGTATCTACCGGCGGCGGCCGCCGGATTCATCGGCCGCCGCCGGAGAAATTTTTCTACGCGGTGACGAGCGACAGGCCGTAGGTCTGCAGGATCTCGTTCACCGGCTGGAACCAGGTCTCGCCACCGGAGCTGCAGTTGCCCCAGCCGCCGGAGGTGACGCCCTGGGCCTGGTCACCGGTGATGAACGAGCCGCCGGAGTCGCCGGGCTCGGCGCAGACGTTGGTCCGGGTCATCTGGTAGACCGCGCCCTGGGAGTAGTTGACGGTCTCGTTGAGGCCCAGCACCGTGCCGCAGTGCCAGTGCGTGGTCGAGCCCGAGCGGCACACCGACGTGCCGACCGGCGCGACCCAGGAACCGCGGACGAGCGCGTCGCTGACCGTGCCCCAGCCGAGCACGACCGGCGCGGTCCACCAGCCGTTGCCGATGCGGATGAACGAATAGTCGTTGCCCGGGAAGGAAGAGCCGGCGAAGCTGCCCATCGCCGAGCCGTCCCAGCCGACGACCGAGCTGCCCGCCCCGCCGCAGTGGCCGGCGCTGACGAAGCCGCCCTGCACGGAGAACCCGATGGAGCAGCGGGTGTTGCCGTTGATGTAGTAGGGATCGCCGCCGACGGTGCCCGCCGAGAACGGCTGCGCGGACGGCGCGCTCGCCACGGTCACCGGGCCCGCTTTCGCGGCGCGGGCGAGGAAGGCGTCGACGTCGGCACCGCGCGCGCCCGGGCGCAAGGTGACCACGACGCTGCCGGCCCGCGGGTCCACCCGCCAGCCGCTGACGGCCGCCGG is a genomic window of Amycolatopsis lexingtonensis containing:
- a CDS encoding VOC family protein, yielding MSIFRLNHAVLYVRDLAESVAFYRDVLGFGYIEGGDAHRGAAFLRAPGSTNDHDLGLFEIGAHAEDSGAGQTSVGLYHLAWEVDTLGDLERIAGRLREAGALVGSSDHGTTKSLYAKDPSGIEFEVVWIIPRELLTEDDRAKSAGIGRLDLAGELAKYGPDARSGVGISR
- a CDS encoding D-Ala-D-Ala carboxypeptidase family metallohydrolase, with product MTTFDRRTLLKTGVVLAGGAAAMAAFPGVASAYSWPSSLRSGSTGAAVKELQIRVAGWAADSPKQTYVAVDGDFGPGTAAALTRFQTANHLPATGIADSDDFAALNALESADGSTAHFEFSEFTSKDGSSFDGGKVGAATVKENVRRLMYKLEALRLKAGGRAITISSGFRSIAHNQSIGGASNSMHLYGVAADIYVSGLSTRQVYVLAEACGFSGLERYTLSDAHQHVDSRVEYAYGSQSWWWESGTIS
- a CDS encoding NAD(P)-dependent oxidoreductase — encoded protein: MRITVFGAAGNVGRRVVAEAVTRGHEVTAVARDPRRAEGLAVPVRAGDAANPEDVAAVSRGQDLVITATRPAPGREDELIEATRGLLKGLAGTGVRLLAVGGAATLTTPAGTTVLDAPDLPAELRPIASACRAQHDVYRADTTVDWTYASPPALLEPGERTGHYRLGGDELLVGADGRSAISMEDFAVALLDEAERPRHHRTRFTVAY
- a CDS encoding alpha/beta fold hydrolase, coding for MTKRSETLGQEHRVRLPAGEVRYFERGSGAPVVFVHGVLTNAELWRKVVPDVAAAGFRCLAPDLPLGSHDLPMRADADLSPAGNADVIADFLEALDLRDVTLVANDTGGALTQIMLSRRPERVARVVLTPSDCFEYFFPPIFKALPPIARVPGSMAVLGQLLRIRALYRLPLLFGWVTKRPLPDAVAQAYLGQLRKSAGVRRDLRKLLKDVHPRHTLAAAEQLRTFARPVLLAWAPEDKLFPIRLAHRLAALLPDAKLVEVPDSYTFISEDQPAALARHVVEFAGVMAD
- a CDS encoding TetR/AcrR family transcriptional regulator — its product is MRRTQQDRSAGTKAALVAAARELFAVRGYQAVPADEITRAAGVTRGALYHHYGDKQGLFRAVVEELERELTEEVEAAFDGAADPLTGMLQALGVFLDACLREEVRRISLTDAPAVLGWEVWREIEAEYGLGLLVTVLEQARADGLIVDQPVRALAQLVLSAVMEAARMIAAADAPAQTRAEVQQVLGGWFGSLLRT
- a CDS encoding dihydrofolate reductase family protein; protein product: MSVIVTEFVTLDGVAEDPDGSGGTAAGGWAFRHGPEAVAGDKFRLGSLLETGSLLLGRTTWELFSKLWPGRTDEFAARLNAARKLVVSRTLTDVTAWQNSSLLQGDLLETAERHDGDLIVIGSIGIAQALARRDLVDEYRLLVFPSLVGAGRRLFDGVAPADLRLASSTAVGAAVLSTYRTR
- a CDS encoding S1 family peptidase — protein: MRRRIALALGGAAVLTASLASASLSPAVASPGLIAAMQRDFGLTATQAETRLGQETSAARIMPAAQQAAGAAFGGAWFDPALGKLVVGVTDPGAADAVRKTGAEPTSARVSAAKLDAAKAAIDASAKADPAPAAVSGWRVDPRAGSVVVTLRPGARGADVDAFLARAAKAGPVTVASAPSAQPFSAGTVGGDPYYINGNTRCSIGFSVQGGFVSAGHCGGAGSSVVGWDGSAMGSFAGSSFPGNDYSFIRIGNGWWTAPVVLGWGTVSDALVRGSWVAPVGTSVCRSGSTTHWHCGTVLGLNETVNYSQGAVYQMTRTNVCAEPGDSGGSFITGDQAQGVTSGGWGNCSSGGETWFQPVNEILQTYGLSLVTA